In the genome of Massilia sp. W12, the window CATCACCTTCACGGTGCTGGTGACAGACTGGCGCACGCAATTCCGCCGCAATATGAATGAACTCGACTCACGCGCCAACACGCGCGCAATCGACGCCCTGATCAATTATGAAACAGTGAAATATTTCGGCAATGAAGCCTGGGAAGCCAAACGCTACGACGCCGGCTTGCAACAATATGAAGCGGCGGCCTTGAAGTCGCAATCCTCTCTGTCCCTCTTAAACAGCGGTCAATCGCTGATCATCGCTATCGCCCTGACCCTGATTCTGTGGCGCGCCGCGCTCGGCGTGCAGCAGGGCAGCATGACCCTGGGCGATCTGGTGGCGGTGAACGCATTCATGCTGCAACTGTATATGCCGCTCAACTTCCTCGGCGTGATTTACCGCGAAATCAAGCAAAGCCTGGCGGATATGGAAAAACTGTTTGCCCTCTGGCGCGAGGGACGTGAAGTGGCGGACGCGGAAAACGCGCCGGCGCTGCATTTGCATGGCGCCCACATCCGCTTTGAACATGTGGATTTCAGCTATGAAAGCAAGCGCCAGATCCTGTTTGATGTCGATTTCAGCATCGCTCCCGGCACGACCACCGCCGTTGTGGGCAGCAGCGGCTCCGGCAAATCGACCCTGGCGCGTCTGCTGTTCCGCTTTTACGACGTGGGCGCGGGACGCATCTCGATTGATGGCCAGGATCTGCGCAGCGTGACCCAGGCCAGCTTGCGCGCCGCGATTGGCATCGTGCCGCAAGACACAGTGCTGTTCAATGACAGCATCCGCTACAACATCGGCTATGGCAGGCCGGACGCCGGCCAGGATGAAATCGAAGCCGCCGCGCGCGCCGCCGCCATTCACGATTTCATCCAGAGCCTGCCGGACGGCTATGACACCGTGGTGGGCGAACGCGGCTTAAAACTCTCCGGCGGCGAAAAACAGCGTGTGGCGATTGCGCGCACCTTGCTGAAAAATCCGGCGATTTTGATATTGGACGAAGCCACTTCAGCGCTCGATTCCAAATCCGAGCAGGCGATTCAAAGCGAATTACGCGAAATCGCCAAAAACCGCAGCAGCCTGGTGATCGCGCACCGCCTCTCCACCATTGTCGATGCCGATCAAATCCTGGTGATGGAGCATGGCCGCATCGTCGAGCGCGGCGCGCATGCCGAACTGCTGGCGGCAGGCGGCGTGTATGCGCAAATGTGGGCCAGACAACAAGCCCCGCTGGAAGATGTTGCTGCGTGAAGCTTTGCATATGGGCAAGTATTTTCCCGTAGTGCGCGCAAAATCGGCAGGCAAAGTGCTACACTGCGCAGCGACGGCAGCCTAGCCGATCGTTTGCCAATACAGGAGAAAACATGAAACTATCCACTGCGATTGCCATTCTGTGCGGGAGCGCTCTGTTGAGCGGCCATGCAGCAGTCAGCGCCCAAGAATTGACCGGCACCTTGAAAAAGATCAAAGAGTCCGGCACCATCACCCTGGGTGTGCGTGATTCTTCGATTCCGTTTTCTTATCTTGACGATAAGCAATCCTACCAAGGCTATTCGATCGACCTGTGCATGAAGGCGGTGAAAGCGGTGCAGCGTCACCTCGGCATGAGCGAATTGAAAACCGTGCTCAACCCTGTCACTTCGGCCACCCGTATTCCGCTGATGGCGAACGGCACGATTGATCTGGAATGCGGTTCCACCACCAATAATCTGGAGCGTCAAAAGCAAGTCTCGTTTGCGCCCACCATGTTTGTCACCGCCACCCGTTTGCTGGCGAAAAAATCCTCCAACATCCGCAGCTTGGCGGATTTGAAGGGTAAAAACGTGGTGTCCACCGCCGGCACAGCGAATCTGAAGCAGATCACCATCATGAACGGCGAGCAAAACCTGGGCATGAACATCCTGATCGCGAAAGACCATGCTGAATCTTTCCTGATGGTGGAAACCGGGCGTGCGGTGGCGTTTGCCATGGACGACATCCTGCTGGCCGGCTTAGCCGCCAACTCGAAGAACCCGAATGATTATGAAATCACCAAAGAAGCGCTGTCGGTGGAACCCTACGGCATCATGATGCGGCGCGATGACGCCGCCTTCAAAAAGGTGGTGGATACCGCGATTGCGAACGTATATACCTCGGGTGACATCAATGCGATTTACACCAAATGGTTCCAAAGCCCGATTCCGCCGCGCGGCGTGAATCTGAAATTCGCGATGCCTGAGCAAATGCGCGCCGTGTTCGCCAAACCGACCGACTCCGGCGACCCTGCAGCCTATGCCGTGGTGCCGGAAGCGCAAAAAAATCTGGGCAAGAAAAAGAAATAATCTGCTTGCGCAAATAGGCAACGGGGGCTGCGGCCCCCGTTTTTTATGGGTAAGCGGGAGCCGGGATCACAATGCCTTGTGAGGCGGGTGGCATCGCGCTTGACTCGCATCCCTGCCAAAAAACAAACCCCGCCTTTGTCAAAAAGCGGGGTTTGTTATCTCACAGCCAGCGCCTGCCTGCCGCGCTGGCCGCATTTTGCTGACGCATCAGCTCTTGGCCTTGGCTTGCTGCGCGTTGTTGCGGATGGTTTCCAGTGTGGCGTTGGGGGTGATCAAATTGCCGTCGTAGCGCAATTCAATGATGGCCGGCAGGCTGTGTTCGCGCGTGAAGGCGAGGGCGCGCGCTAAGGCCGGGCCGAATTCGCCGGTCGTGTTGACGATTTCCCCTTGGGCGCCATAAGCGCGCGCCAGGGCGGCGAAATCCGGGTTTTTCAGCGTGGTGCCGCTCACCCGGCCCGGATAGTCGCGCTCTTGATGCATGCGGATGGTGCCATACATCTCATTATTGAAGACCAGGATGATGACGCCGGCGCCGTATTGCACGGCAGTCGCCAATTCCTGACCATTCATCAAATAATCGCCATCGCCGGCAAATGTCAGCACAGTGCGTTGCGGCTGGCAAATCTTGGCGGCGATCCCGGCGGGCACGCCATAGCCCATTGCGCCATTGGTCGGGGCCAGCTGCGTGCGCTTGCCGCCATACGGGAAGAAGCGGTGCGCCCAGGATGCATAATTGCCGGCGCCATTGGTGATGATGGTGTCGCGCGGGCATTGCGCAATCACTTCTTGCACCACTTGCCACAGATCAAGCGGCGCTTCATTGCTGGCGAATACCGGCGGACGCGCCTGCCAGGCGGCCAGTTCGGCCTTGGCTTGCGCCAGTTGCTCACGCCAGGCCGGCTGATCCAGCGGAGCCATTTGCGCCAGGGCTTGCGCCATGCTTTCCATGCCGGCGCAAATCATCAACTCGGCCTGATATACGCTGCCCAGCTCATCCGGGTCGGGATGCACATGGATCAGAGTTTGGCTCGGGGTGGGCGCTTGCAGCAAGGTGTAGCCGCTGGTGGTCATTTCCCCCAGGCGCGCGCCCAGCACCAGCAAGACATCGGCGTTTTTCACGCGCGCGGCAAGTTTGGGGTTGATGCCGATGCCGACATCGCCGATGTAGTTCGGGTGATGGTTGTCCAGCAAATCCTGAAAGCGGAAGGCGCATGCGGTCGGCAGGCCGTTGCGTTCGGCAAAGCTGGCGATATTTGCGCAGGCTTCGTTATGCCAGCCCGGGCCGCCTAACAGCAGCAGGGGATTTTTCGCTTGCGCAAGCAGCTTGCGCACGGCGTCGATTTGTTGCGGCGCGGCTTGCGGCTGGGTCGGGCGCGCCGGCTTGCTGTCGGCCACGTCGGCGCGTGTGATCAGCATGTCTTCCGGCAAGGCCAACACCACCGGGCCGGGGCGGCCGCTGCAGGCGACCTGGAAGGCGCGCGCCAGATATTCGGGGATGCGCTCGGCGCGGTCGATTTGCGCCACCCATTTCGCCATTTGCCCGAACATGCGGCGGTAGTCGATTTCCTGGAAGGCTTCGCGGTCGATGAAGTCATTGCCGACCTGACCGATGAATAAAATCATCGGCGTCGAGTCTTGAAACGCGGTGTGCACGCCGATTGAGGCATTGGTTGCGCCGGGGCCGCGCGTGACAAAACAAATGCCGGGTTTGCCGCTCAATTTGCCATAGGCTTCGGCCATGAATGCCGCACCGCCTTCCTGGCGGTTGATGATGAAACGGATATTCGAGTCATGCAGCGCATCCAGCACATCCAGATAGCTTTCGCCGGGTACGCCAAAGGCGATTTCAACGCCATGTACTGCCAGTGCATCGACCAGGATCTGGCCGCCAGTTCGGGAGGTAGTCATTGTGGTGTCGCGGGGGTGTTTTGCAAAAGAACGATACCGTAACAGAAAATCGGGGCAATCGCTATGCCATTTGCAGCTTTGCGCGGGTGCGTCCGGATTCCCTGCTACAATGCGGCCTGATGCAGGCCAGACAGCCGCTGGCCGGCAGATTGAAAAATCTGCCGGCGGGAGGAAGGTCCGGACTCCACAGAGCGGGGTGACGGCTAACGACCGTCCGCTGAAAGCCTGGTTGCCAGGTATAAGGCGAGGAACAGGGCCACAGAGACGAGCGTATTCAGTTACGGTGAAACGCGGTAACCTCCACCTGGAGCAATTCCAAATAGGCACGCGTTGATGTTGCTCGCGGAGCGTGCGGGTAGGAAGCTTGAACCCGGGAGTAATTCCGGGTCTAGATGAATGGCTGTCATAGCGGGCTTGCCCGCCGTAACAGAATCCGGCCTACCGGCCTGCTTCAATTCCTTTCGCCCAGACCATGCGAACGATATAAAAACAACAATAAAATCCCGCGCTGATGAATGACTGCCGGTTATCGTTTCGCCATCTGCACAGAACTGCAGAAACAATCCCTCTC includes:
- a CDS encoding thiamine pyrophosphate-binding protein; translated protein: MTTSRTGGQILVDALAVHGVEIAFGVPGESYLDVLDALHDSNIRFIINRQEGGAAFMAEAYGKLSGKPGICFVTRGPGATNASIGVHTAFQDSTPMILFIGQVGNDFIDREAFQEIDYRRMFGQMAKWVAQIDRAERIPEYLARAFQVACSGRPGPVVLALPEDMLITRADVADSKPARPTQPQAAPQQIDAVRKLLAQAKNPLLLLGGPGWHNEACANIASFAERNGLPTACAFRFQDLLDNHHPNYIGDVGIGINPKLAARVKNADVLLVLGARLGEMTTSGYTLLQAPTPSQTLIHVHPDPDELGSVYQAELMICAGMESMAQALAQMAPLDQPAWREQLAQAKAELAAWQARPPVFASNEAPLDLWQVVQEVIAQCPRDTIITNGAGNYASWAHRFFPYGGKRTQLAPTNGAMGYGVPAGIAAKICQPQRTVLTFAGDGDYLMNGQELATAVQYGAGVIILVFNNEMYGTIRMHQERDYPGRVSGTTLKNPDFAALARAYGAQGEIVNTTGEFGPALARALAFTREHSLPAIIELRYDGNLITPNATLETIRNNAQQAKAKS
- a CDS encoding ABC transporter ATP-binding protein/permease encodes the protein MRRHASSSSTPLPAAPSADPRNDWATIKTLMPWLWVYKWRVMLAMLFLFAAKVAVVGVPLVLKEMIDALQESGARGMVLLPVGILLTYGALRLSTTIFTELREWMFARVTQRAVRNITLSIFQHMHSLSLRFHLNRQTGGLTRDIERGTRAISSLISYTLFNILPTLVEISLVLGYLALNYDIWFSLITGGALLLYITFTVLVTDWRTQFRRNMNELDSRANTRAIDALINYETVKYFGNEAWEAKRYDAGLQQYEAAALKSQSSLSLLNSGQSLIIAIALTLILWRAALGVQQGSMTLGDLVAVNAFMLQLYMPLNFLGVIYREIKQSLADMEKLFALWREGREVADAENAPALHLHGAHIRFEHVDFSYESKRQILFDVDFSIAPGTTTAVVGSSGSGKSTLARLLFRFYDVGAGRISIDGQDLRSVTQASLRAAIGIVPQDTVLFNDSIRYNIGYGRPDAGQDEIEAAARAAAIHDFIQSLPDGYDTVVGERGLKLSGGEKQRVAIARTLLKNPAILILDEATSALDSKSEQAIQSELREIAKNRSSLVIAHRLSTIVDADQILVMEHGRIVERGAHAELLAAGGVYAQMWARQQAPLEDVAA
- a CDS encoding amino acid ABC transporter substrate-binding protein is translated as MKLSTAIAILCGSALLSGHAAVSAQELTGTLKKIKESGTITLGVRDSSIPFSYLDDKQSYQGYSIDLCMKAVKAVQRHLGMSELKTVLNPVTSATRIPLMANGTIDLECGSTTNNLERQKQVSFAPTMFVTATRLLAKKSSNIRSLADLKGKNVVSTAGTANLKQITIMNGEQNLGMNILIAKDHAESFLMVETGRAVAFAMDDILLAGLAANSKNPNDYEITKEALSVEPYGIMMRRDDAAFKKVVDTAIANVYTSGDINAIYTKWFQSPIPPRGVNLKFAMPEQMRAVFAKPTDSGDPAAYAVVPEAQKNLGKKKK